In the genome of Conger conger chromosome 8, fConCon1.1, whole genome shotgun sequence, one region contains:
- the LOC133134541 gene encoding zinc-binding protein A33-like, producing the protein METEDTSILKDPELLSGALIDVAKHLGNLTFRVWAKMLGMVQYTPVTMDPNTARADLSLSDDLTTVRDTDTAQNCPDNPERFMPCVSVLGSEGFTSGKHSWEVKVGNKPKWTIGVAKESINRKGNEPVSPEDGYWLIMLRNGDEYRAAGVTDLTLERKPQSIRVQLDYDGGEVSFFNSSDMSLIYTFKHTFTERVFPLFSPCVRDDGRNDEPLTICRVKVSVTVRSSQ; encoded by the exons gacccagagctgctctcaggggcgCTGATAGacgtggccaaacacctgggcaacctgacgttcagagtctgggcgaagatgctggggatggtgcagtaca ctcctgtgacgatggaccccaacactgcacgtgccgatctctctctctctgatgatctgaccactgtgagagacacagatacagcgcagaactgtcctgacaacccagagagatttatgccctgtgtgtctgtgctgggatctgaggggttcacctcagggaaacacagctgggaggtgaaggTTGGGAATAAACCTAAATGGACTATAGGAGTGGCGAAAGAGTCCATCAACAGGAAAGGAAATGAACCAGTCAGCCCAGAGGATGGATACTGGCTCATAATGCTGAGGAATGGTGATGAGTACAGAGCAGCAGGAGTTACTGACCTCACACTTGAgaggaaaccccagagcatcagggtgcagctggactatgacgggggggaggtgtccttcttcaactccagtgacatgtcactcatttacacttttaaacacacatttactgagagGGTGTTCCCATTATTCTCTCCCTGTGTGAGAGATGATGGTAGGAACGATGAGCCCCTGACAATCTGCCGAGTGAAAGTCTCAGTAACAGTGAGGTCATCCCAGTGA